In the genome of Pogona vitticeps strain Pit_001003342236 chromosome 13, PviZW2.1, whole genome shotgun sequence, one region contains:
- the SUN1 gene encoding SUN domain-containing protein 1 isoform X3, which produces MDFSRLHTYTPPQCVPENTGYTYALSSSYSSTALAFETENKLDPVFDSPRMSRRSLRSSASVYSTAKDTQNENIYISGSSSSSYAGKKAFVEQSPKITKQRRNVVKQSGSVRHTSRKHVPSSSIFSHSSFSSHTSDGSVMSILLDESSIQEQTAVDHFWGLDDDGDLKGEGTTVIQANGDITAAENQSAPSNGYTCNDCSMLSERKEVLTTYSTPHMLSSRIYSRDRSQKHKSTHSDYCGSMNVKEFLREDAHLGMNGESLCDDCKGKKHLETHTTAHMQSSRSKRVARTIWHIFSSAGYFLLHMLQRMGTAGWFVSRKVLSLLWLAVVSPGKAAAGMFWWLGTGWYQLVTLISLLNVFLLTRCLPKMFRLLLFLLPLLLLLGLWHLGLDGFQSLLPVLNWTSVQRTYKWEDSAKAVGPPPDSLPVLQHPDETLKVFDGSRIHELEKQMALMSEKWHHRDEEYNKMLLLLQNFQDQVTQMNDKSEMLILIKNIVGQRLKEMRSDEATQPTHDFLALHQEHEWRIVALEDLLSKLSEKSEGIQKELELTKAKTSSDRDEQNQHLLSKIKHLELELAHMKSELLNSQSLKTCCDKMDTLHEKADAQVKESVKFMLFGNQQGDLPESLLQWLTSRFVSKSDLQVLLQDLELQILKNITHHLSVTNTKSTSEVVTSVVNEAGIAGITEAQAHIIVNNALKLYSQDKTGMVDFALESGGGSILSTRCSETYETKTALISLFGIPLWYFSQSPRVVIQPDMYPGNCWAFKGSQGYLVVRLAMMIYPTAFTLEHIPKTLSPTGNITSAPKDFSVYGLEDEYQEDGVHLGQYIYNQDGEPLQMFQVMKTTEKAFQIVELRIFSNWGHTEYTCLYRFRVHGRPAE; this is translated from the exons tTCAAGTTACTCCTCAACTGCTCTGGCTTTTGAGACGGAAAACAAATTGGATCCTGTTTTTGATTCCCCAAGAATGTCACGGCGAAGCCTACGTTCTTCCGCTTCAGTCTATAGTACAGCCAAGGATACCCAAAATGAAAACATCTATatcagtggcagcagcagtagctCCTATGCAGGGAAGAAAGCTTTTGTAGAACAGTCACCAAA aatTACAAAACAACGTAGAAATGTGGTGAAACAGTCTGGCTCTGTAAGACACACCTCAAGAAAACATGTGCCCAGCTCTTCCATTTTTAGCCACAGTAGTTTCAGTAGCCACACAAGTGATGGATCCGTTATGTCAATCTTGTTGGATGAGTCTTCAATACAGGAGCAGACAGCTGTTGACCACTTCTGGG gtCTGGATGATGACGGTGATCTCAAAG GTGAAGGTACTACAGTGATTCAGGCCAATGGGGACATAACAGCAGCTGAAAACCAGAGTGCACCGAGCAACGGCTATACGTGCAATGACTGCAGTATGCTTTCTGAGCGGAAGGAGGTCCTTACAACATACTCAACTCCTCATATGCTATCCTCCAGAATTTATTCCAGGGACAGAAGCCAAAAACACAAGTCCA CTCACTCTGATTACTGTGGAAGCATGAATGTAAAAGAATTTCTCAGGGAAGATGCCCACCTGGGCATGAATGGGGAATCCTTGT GTGATGACTGTAAGGGGAAGAAACACCTTGAAACACACACAACAGCCCACATGCAATCCTCAAGGTCTAAAAGGGTAGCAAGGACCATTTGGCACATCTTTTCTTCCGCAG GTTACTTCTTGCTACATATGTTGCAAAGAATGGGAACAGCAGGATGGTTTGTTTCCAGGAAGGTTTTGTCACTCCTTTGGCTGGCTGTTGTGTCTCCAG GGAAGGCAGCTGCAGGAATGTTCTGGTGGCTTGGGACTGGATGGTATCAACTTGTTACCCTGATTTCTTTACTGAATGTGTTTCTTCTTACAAG ATGCCTTCCAAAGATgttcaggttgttgttgtttctccttCCACTGTTGCTGTTGCTAG GTTTATGGCACTTGGGTCTTGATGGTTTCCAGTCATTATTGCCAGTTTTGAATTGGACAAGCGTACAGAGAACGTACAAGTGGGAGGACTCTGCGAAGGCCGTTGGGCCTCCACCCGATTCATTACCAGTTCTGCAGCATCCTGAT GAAACTCTAAAGGTTTTTGATGGAAGCCGTATACATGAGCTGGAAAAGCAGATGGCCTTAATGTCTGAGAAATGGCATCACCGGGATGAAGAATATAATAAAATGCTACTTCTGCTGCAGAACTTTCAAGATCAAGTTACTCAGATGAATGACAAAAGTGAAATGTTGATACTCATAAAAAATATAGTGGGTCAACGCCTTAAAGAGATGAGATCTGATGAAGCAACACAACCAACG catgatTTCTTGGCCTTGCATCAAGAACATGAATGGCGTATTGTTGCTTTAGAAGATCTGCTTTCAAAACTCTCTGAAAAATCTGAG gGAATCCAAAAGGAACTTGAGTTAACCAAAGCAAAAACGTCTAG TGACAGAGATGAACAAAACCAGCACCTCTTATCCAAGATTAAACATCTAGAACTTGAGTTGGCTCACATGAAATCAGAGCTGCTAAATTCACAGAGTTTGAAAACTTGCTGTGACAAAATGGATACACTTCATGAAAAGGCAG ATGCCCAGGTTAAAGAATCTGTCAAGTTCATGCTGTTTGGCAACCAACAAGGAGACTTGCCAGAATCACTGCTTCAGTGGCTAACCTCCAGATTTGTGAGCAAGAGTGACCTGCAGGTCTTGTTACAAGATCTGGAGCTGCAGATTCTCAAGAATATAACTCACCACCTATCTGTCACAAATACGAAGTCAACTTCAGAAGTTGTGACAAGTGTTGTGAATGAAGCTGGGATTGCAGGCATCACCGAAGCG CAAGCACACATTATTGTCAACAATGCCCTGAAGCTGTATTCTCAAGACAAGACTGGCATGGTAGACTTCGCTTTGGAATCTGGAG GTGGCAGCATTTTGAGTACCCGCTGCTCAGAGACTTACGAGACCAAAACGGCACTAATTAGTCTCTTTGGAATTCCTTTATGGTACTTCTCTCAGTCTCCTCGGGTTGTGATCCAG CCTGATATGTACCCTGGAAACTGCTGGGCTTTCAAAGGATCACAAGGATATCTCGTTGTCAGGCTTGCTATGATGATCTACCCTACAGCTTTCACCCTGGAACACATACCAAAAACACTGTCACCAACCGGCAATATTACCAGTGCACCAAAGGACTTCTCAGTATAT GGTCTTGAAGATGAGTATCAGGAAGATGGTGTGCATCTAGGACAATATATTTATAATCAAGATGGAGAGCCATTACAGATGTTCCAAGTCATG aagACAACTGAAAAAGCATTCCAGATAGTAGAGCTAAGAATATTTTCCAACTGGGGCCATACAGAGTATACGTGCCTCTATCGGTTCAGAGTGCATGGGAGACCTGCTGAATGA
- the SUN1 gene encoding SUN domain-containing protein 1 isoform X9 has product MDFSRLHTYTPPQCVPENTGYTYALSSSYSSTALAFETENKLDPVFDSPRMSRRSLRSSASVYSTAKDTQNENIYISGSSSSSYAGKKAFVEQSPKITKQRRNVVKQSGSVRHTSRKHVPSSSIFSHSSFSSHTSDGSVMSILLDESSIQEQTAVDHFWGLDDDGDLKGEGTTVIQANGDITAAENQSAPSNGYTCNDCSMLSERKEVLTTYSTPHMLSSRIYSRDRSQKHKSTHSDYCGSMNVKEFLREDAHLGMNGESLWKAAAGMFWWLGTGWYQLVTLISLLNVFLLTRCLPKMFRLLLFLLPLLLLLGLWHLGLDGFQSLLPVLNWTSVQRTYKWEDSAKAVGPPPDSLPVLQHPDETLKVFDGSRIHELEKQMALMSEKWHHRDEEYNKMLLLLQNFQDQVTQMNDKSEMLILIKNIVGQRLKEMRSDEATQPTHDFLALHQEHEWRIVALEDLLSKLSEKSEGIQKELELTKAKTSSDRDEQNQHLLSKIKHLELELAHMKSELLNSQSLKTCCDKMDTLHEKADAQVKESVKFMLFGNQQGDLPESLLQWLTSRFVSKSDLQVLLQDLELQILKNITHHLSVTNTKSTSEVVTSVVNEAGIAGITEAQAHIIVNNALKLYSQDKTGMVDFALESGGGSILSTRCSETYETKTALISLFGIPLWYFSQSPRVVIQPDMYPGNCWAFKGSQGYLVVRLAMMIYPTAFTLEHIPKTLSPTGNITSAPKDFSVYGLEDEYQEDGVHLGQYIYNQDGEPLQMFQVMKTTEKAFQIVELRIFSNWGHTEYTCLYRFRVHGRPAE; this is encoded by the exons tTCAAGTTACTCCTCAACTGCTCTGGCTTTTGAGACGGAAAACAAATTGGATCCTGTTTTTGATTCCCCAAGAATGTCACGGCGAAGCCTACGTTCTTCCGCTTCAGTCTATAGTACAGCCAAGGATACCCAAAATGAAAACATCTATatcagtggcagcagcagtagctCCTATGCAGGGAAGAAAGCTTTTGTAGAACAGTCACCAAA aatTACAAAACAACGTAGAAATGTGGTGAAACAGTCTGGCTCTGTAAGACACACCTCAAGAAAACATGTGCCCAGCTCTTCCATTTTTAGCCACAGTAGTTTCAGTAGCCACACAAGTGATGGATCCGTTATGTCAATCTTGTTGGATGAGTCTTCAATACAGGAGCAGACAGCTGTTGACCACTTCTGGG gtCTGGATGATGACGGTGATCTCAAAG GTGAAGGTACTACAGTGATTCAGGCCAATGGGGACATAACAGCAGCTGAAAACCAGAGTGCACCGAGCAACGGCTATACGTGCAATGACTGCAGTATGCTTTCTGAGCGGAAGGAGGTCCTTACAACATACTCAACTCCTCATATGCTATCCTCCAGAATTTATTCCAGGGACAGAAGCCAAAAACACAAGTCCA CTCACTCTGATTACTGTGGAAGCATGAATGTAAAAGAATTTCTCAGGGAAGATGCCCACCTGGGCATGAATGGGGAATCCTTGT GGAAGGCAGCTGCAGGAATGTTCTGGTGGCTTGGGACTGGATGGTATCAACTTGTTACCCTGATTTCTTTACTGAATGTGTTTCTTCTTACAAG ATGCCTTCCAAAGATgttcaggttgttgttgtttctccttCCACTGTTGCTGTTGCTAG GTTTATGGCACTTGGGTCTTGATGGTTTCCAGTCATTATTGCCAGTTTTGAATTGGACAAGCGTACAGAGAACGTACAAGTGGGAGGACTCTGCGAAGGCCGTTGGGCCTCCACCCGATTCATTACCAGTTCTGCAGCATCCTGAT GAAACTCTAAAGGTTTTTGATGGAAGCCGTATACATGAGCTGGAAAAGCAGATGGCCTTAATGTCTGAGAAATGGCATCACCGGGATGAAGAATATAATAAAATGCTACTTCTGCTGCAGAACTTTCAAGATCAAGTTACTCAGATGAATGACAAAAGTGAAATGTTGATACTCATAAAAAATATAGTGGGTCAACGCCTTAAAGAGATGAGATCTGATGAAGCAACACAACCAACG catgatTTCTTGGCCTTGCATCAAGAACATGAATGGCGTATTGTTGCTTTAGAAGATCTGCTTTCAAAACTCTCTGAAAAATCTGAG gGAATCCAAAAGGAACTTGAGTTAACCAAAGCAAAAACGTCTAG TGACAGAGATGAACAAAACCAGCACCTCTTATCCAAGATTAAACATCTAGAACTTGAGTTGGCTCACATGAAATCAGAGCTGCTAAATTCACAGAGTTTGAAAACTTGCTGTGACAAAATGGATACACTTCATGAAAAGGCAG ATGCCCAGGTTAAAGAATCTGTCAAGTTCATGCTGTTTGGCAACCAACAAGGAGACTTGCCAGAATCACTGCTTCAGTGGCTAACCTCCAGATTTGTGAGCAAGAGTGACCTGCAGGTCTTGTTACAAGATCTGGAGCTGCAGATTCTCAAGAATATAACTCACCACCTATCTGTCACAAATACGAAGTCAACTTCAGAAGTTGTGACAAGTGTTGTGAATGAAGCTGGGATTGCAGGCATCACCGAAGCG CAAGCACACATTATTGTCAACAATGCCCTGAAGCTGTATTCTCAAGACAAGACTGGCATGGTAGACTTCGCTTTGGAATCTGGAG GTGGCAGCATTTTGAGTACCCGCTGCTCAGAGACTTACGAGACCAAAACGGCACTAATTAGTCTCTTTGGAATTCCTTTATGGTACTTCTCTCAGTCTCCTCGGGTTGTGATCCAG CCTGATATGTACCCTGGAAACTGCTGGGCTTTCAAAGGATCACAAGGATATCTCGTTGTCAGGCTTGCTATGATGATCTACCCTACAGCTTTCACCCTGGAACACATACCAAAAACACTGTCACCAACCGGCAATATTACCAGTGCACCAAAGGACTTCTCAGTATAT GGTCTTGAAGATGAGTATCAGGAAGATGGTGTGCATCTAGGACAATATATTTATAATCAAGATGGAGAGCCATTACAGATGTTCCAAGTCATG aagACAACTGAAAAAGCATTCCAGATAGTAGAGCTAAGAATATTTTCCAACTGGGGCCATACAGAGTATACGTGCCTCTATCGGTTCAGAGTGCATGGGAGACCTGCTGAATGA
- the SUN1 gene encoding SUN domain-containing protein 1 isoform X2, giving the protein MDFSRLHTYTPPQCVPENTGYTYALSSSYSSTALAFETENKLDPVFDSPRMSRRSLRSSASVYSTAKDTQNENIYISGSSSSSYAGKKAFVEQSPKITKQRRNVVKQSGSVRHTSRKHVPSSSIFSHSSFSSHTSDGSVMSILLDESSIQEQTAVDHFWGLDDDGDLKGEGTTVIQANGDITAAENQSAPSNGYTCNDCSMLSERKEVLTTYSTPHMLSSRIYSRDRSQKHKSRGLPFYTNKILRMAKHTTTSFTSLIVQLFQMILLKLGYDCKAHSDYCGSMNVKEFLREDAHLGMNGESLCDDCKGKKHLETHTTAHMQSSRSKRVARTIWHIFSSAGKAAAGMFWWLGTGWYQLVTLISLLNVFLLTRCLPKMFRLLLFLLPLLLLLGLWHLGLDGFQSLLPVLNWTSVQRTYKWEDSAKAVGPPPDSLPVLQHPDETLKVFDGSRIHELEKQMALMSEKWHHRDEEYNKMLLLLQNFQDQVTQMNDKSEMLILIKNIVGQRLKEMRSDEATQPTHDFLALHQEHEWRIVALEDLLSKLSEKSEGIQKELELTKAKTSSDRDEQNQHLLSKIKHLELELAHMKSELLNSQSLKTCCDKMDTLHEKADAQVKESVKFMLFGNQQGDLPESLLQWLTSRFVSKSDLQVLLQDLELQILKNITHHLSVTNTKSTSEVVTSVVNEAGIAGITEAQAHIIVNNALKLYSQDKTGMVDFALESGGGSILSTRCSETYETKTALISLFGIPLWYFSQSPRVVIQPDMYPGNCWAFKGSQGYLVVRLAMMIYPTAFTLEHIPKTLSPTGNITSAPKDFSVYGLEDEYQEDGVHLGQYIYNQDGEPLQMFQVMKTTEKAFQIVELRIFSNWGHTEYTCLYRFRVHGRPAE; this is encoded by the exons tTCAAGTTACTCCTCAACTGCTCTGGCTTTTGAGACGGAAAACAAATTGGATCCTGTTTTTGATTCCCCAAGAATGTCACGGCGAAGCCTACGTTCTTCCGCTTCAGTCTATAGTACAGCCAAGGATACCCAAAATGAAAACATCTATatcagtggcagcagcagtagctCCTATGCAGGGAAGAAAGCTTTTGTAGAACAGTCACCAAA aatTACAAAACAACGTAGAAATGTGGTGAAACAGTCTGGCTCTGTAAGACACACCTCAAGAAAACATGTGCCCAGCTCTTCCATTTTTAGCCACAGTAGTTTCAGTAGCCACACAAGTGATGGATCCGTTATGTCAATCTTGTTGGATGAGTCTTCAATACAGGAGCAGACAGCTGTTGACCACTTCTGGG gtCTGGATGATGACGGTGATCTCAAAG GTGAAGGTACTACAGTGATTCAGGCCAATGGGGACATAACAGCAGCTGAAAACCAGAGTGCACCGAGCAACGGCTATACGTGCAATGACTGCAGTATGCTTTCTGAGCGGAAGGAGGTCCTTACAACATACTCAACTCCTCATATGCTATCCTCCAGAATTTATTCCAGGGACAGAAGCCAAAAACACAAGTCCA GGGGCCTCCCTTTCTACACAAATAAGATTCTGCGAATGGCCAAGCATACCACAACATCTTTTACATCACTCATAGTGCAGCTATTCCAAATGATCTTGCTGAAGCTGGGCTATGATTGTAAAG CTCACTCTGATTACTGTGGAAGCATGAATGTAAAAGAATTTCTCAGGGAAGATGCCCACCTGGGCATGAATGGGGAATCCTTGT GTGATGACTGTAAGGGGAAGAAACACCTTGAAACACACACAACAGCCCACATGCAATCCTCAAGGTCTAAAAGGGTAGCAAGGACCATTTGGCACATCTTTTCTTCCGCAG GGAAGGCAGCTGCAGGAATGTTCTGGTGGCTTGGGACTGGATGGTATCAACTTGTTACCCTGATTTCTTTACTGAATGTGTTTCTTCTTACAAG ATGCCTTCCAAAGATgttcaggttgttgttgtttctccttCCACTGTTGCTGTTGCTAG GTTTATGGCACTTGGGTCTTGATGGTTTCCAGTCATTATTGCCAGTTTTGAATTGGACAAGCGTACAGAGAACGTACAAGTGGGAGGACTCTGCGAAGGCCGTTGGGCCTCCACCCGATTCATTACCAGTTCTGCAGCATCCTGAT GAAACTCTAAAGGTTTTTGATGGAAGCCGTATACATGAGCTGGAAAAGCAGATGGCCTTAATGTCTGAGAAATGGCATCACCGGGATGAAGAATATAATAAAATGCTACTTCTGCTGCAGAACTTTCAAGATCAAGTTACTCAGATGAATGACAAAAGTGAAATGTTGATACTCATAAAAAATATAGTGGGTCAACGCCTTAAAGAGATGAGATCTGATGAAGCAACACAACCAACG catgatTTCTTGGCCTTGCATCAAGAACATGAATGGCGTATTGTTGCTTTAGAAGATCTGCTTTCAAAACTCTCTGAAAAATCTGAG gGAATCCAAAAGGAACTTGAGTTAACCAAAGCAAAAACGTCTAG TGACAGAGATGAACAAAACCAGCACCTCTTATCCAAGATTAAACATCTAGAACTTGAGTTGGCTCACATGAAATCAGAGCTGCTAAATTCACAGAGTTTGAAAACTTGCTGTGACAAAATGGATACACTTCATGAAAAGGCAG ATGCCCAGGTTAAAGAATCTGTCAAGTTCATGCTGTTTGGCAACCAACAAGGAGACTTGCCAGAATCACTGCTTCAGTGGCTAACCTCCAGATTTGTGAGCAAGAGTGACCTGCAGGTCTTGTTACAAGATCTGGAGCTGCAGATTCTCAAGAATATAACTCACCACCTATCTGTCACAAATACGAAGTCAACTTCAGAAGTTGTGACAAGTGTTGTGAATGAAGCTGGGATTGCAGGCATCACCGAAGCG CAAGCACACATTATTGTCAACAATGCCCTGAAGCTGTATTCTCAAGACAAGACTGGCATGGTAGACTTCGCTTTGGAATCTGGAG GTGGCAGCATTTTGAGTACCCGCTGCTCAGAGACTTACGAGACCAAAACGGCACTAATTAGTCTCTTTGGAATTCCTTTATGGTACTTCTCTCAGTCTCCTCGGGTTGTGATCCAG CCTGATATGTACCCTGGAAACTGCTGGGCTTTCAAAGGATCACAAGGATATCTCGTTGTCAGGCTTGCTATGATGATCTACCCTACAGCTTTCACCCTGGAACACATACCAAAAACACTGTCACCAACCGGCAATATTACCAGTGCACCAAAGGACTTCTCAGTATAT GGTCTTGAAGATGAGTATCAGGAAGATGGTGTGCATCTAGGACAATATATTTATAATCAAGATGGAGAGCCATTACAGATGTTCCAAGTCATG aagACAACTGAAAAAGCATTCCAGATAGTAGAGCTAAGAATATTTTCCAACTGGGGCCATACAGAGTATACGTGCCTCTATCGGTTCAGAGTGCATGGGAGACCTGCTGAATGA
- the SUN1 gene encoding SUN domain-containing protein 1 isoform X1: MDFSRLHTYTPPQCVPENTGYTYALSSSYSSTALAFETENKLDPVFDSPRMSRRSLRSSASVYSTAKDTQNENIYISGSSSSSYAGKKAFVEQSPKITKQRRNVVKQSGSVRHTSRKHVPSSSIFSHSSFSSHTSDGSVMSILLDESSIQEQTAVDHFWGLDDDGDLKGEGTTVIQANGDITAAENQSAPSNGYTCNDCSMLSERKEVLTTYSTPHMLSSRIYSRDRSQKHKSRGLPFYTNKILRMAKHTTTSFTSLIVQLFQMILLKLGYDCKAHSDYCGSMNVKEFLREDAHLGMNGESLCDDCKGKKHLETHTTAHMQSSRSKRVARTIWHIFSSAGYFLLHMLQRMGTAGWFVSRKVLSLLWLAVVSPGKAAAGMFWWLGTGWYQLVTLISLLNVFLLTRCLPKMFRLLLFLLPLLLLLGLWHLGLDGFQSLLPVLNWTSVQRTYKWEDSAKAVGPPPDSLPVLQHPDETLKVFDGSRIHELEKQMALMSEKWHHRDEEYNKMLLLLQNFQDQVTQMNDKSEMLILIKNIVGQRLKEMRSDEATQPTHDFLALHQEHEWRIVALEDLLSKLSEKSEGIQKELELTKAKTSSDRDEQNQHLLSKIKHLELELAHMKSELLNSQSLKTCCDKMDTLHEKADAQVKESVKFMLFGNQQGDLPESLLQWLTSRFVSKSDLQVLLQDLELQILKNITHHLSVTNTKSTSEVVTSVVNEAGIAGITEAQAHIIVNNALKLYSQDKTGMVDFALESGGGSILSTRCSETYETKTALISLFGIPLWYFSQSPRVVIQPDMYPGNCWAFKGSQGYLVVRLAMMIYPTAFTLEHIPKTLSPTGNITSAPKDFSVYGLEDEYQEDGVHLGQYIYNQDGEPLQMFQVMKTTEKAFQIVELRIFSNWGHTEYTCLYRFRVHGRPAE; this comes from the exons tTCAAGTTACTCCTCAACTGCTCTGGCTTTTGAGACGGAAAACAAATTGGATCCTGTTTTTGATTCCCCAAGAATGTCACGGCGAAGCCTACGTTCTTCCGCTTCAGTCTATAGTACAGCCAAGGATACCCAAAATGAAAACATCTATatcagtggcagcagcagtagctCCTATGCAGGGAAGAAAGCTTTTGTAGAACAGTCACCAAA aatTACAAAACAACGTAGAAATGTGGTGAAACAGTCTGGCTCTGTAAGACACACCTCAAGAAAACATGTGCCCAGCTCTTCCATTTTTAGCCACAGTAGTTTCAGTAGCCACACAAGTGATGGATCCGTTATGTCAATCTTGTTGGATGAGTCTTCAATACAGGAGCAGACAGCTGTTGACCACTTCTGGG gtCTGGATGATGACGGTGATCTCAAAG GTGAAGGTACTACAGTGATTCAGGCCAATGGGGACATAACAGCAGCTGAAAACCAGAGTGCACCGAGCAACGGCTATACGTGCAATGACTGCAGTATGCTTTCTGAGCGGAAGGAGGTCCTTACAACATACTCAACTCCTCATATGCTATCCTCCAGAATTTATTCCAGGGACAGAAGCCAAAAACACAAGTCCA GGGGCCTCCCTTTCTACACAAATAAGATTCTGCGAATGGCCAAGCATACCACAACATCTTTTACATCACTCATAGTGCAGCTATTCCAAATGATCTTGCTGAAGCTGGGCTATGATTGTAAAG CTCACTCTGATTACTGTGGAAGCATGAATGTAAAAGAATTTCTCAGGGAAGATGCCCACCTGGGCATGAATGGGGAATCCTTGT GTGATGACTGTAAGGGGAAGAAACACCTTGAAACACACACAACAGCCCACATGCAATCCTCAAGGTCTAAAAGGGTAGCAAGGACCATTTGGCACATCTTTTCTTCCGCAG GTTACTTCTTGCTACATATGTTGCAAAGAATGGGAACAGCAGGATGGTTTGTTTCCAGGAAGGTTTTGTCACTCCTTTGGCTGGCTGTTGTGTCTCCAG GGAAGGCAGCTGCAGGAATGTTCTGGTGGCTTGGGACTGGATGGTATCAACTTGTTACCCTGATTTCTTTACTGAATGTGTTTCTTCTTACAAG ATGCCTTCCAAAGATgttcaggttgttgttgtttctccttCCACTGTTGCTGTTGCTAG GTTTATGGCACTTGGGTCTTGATGGTTTCCAGTCATTATTGCCAGTTTTGAATTGGACAAGCGTACAGAGAACGTACAAGTGGGAGGACTCTGCGAAGGCCGTTGGGCCTCCACCCGATTCATTACCAGTTCTGCAGCATCCTGAT GAAACTCTAAAGGTTTTTGATGGAAGCCGTATACATGAGCTGGAAAAGCAGATGGCCTTAATGTCTGAGAAATGGCATCACCGGGATGAAGAATATAATAAAATGCTACTTCTGCTGCAGAACTTTCAAGATCAAGTTACTCAGATGAATGACAAAAGTGAAATGTTGATACTCATAAAAAATATAGTGGGTCAACGCCTTAAAGAGATGAGATCTGATGAAGCAACACAACCAACG catgatTTCTTGGCCTTGCATCAAGAACATGAATGGCGTATTGTTGCTTTAGAAGATCTGCTTTCAAAACTCTCTGAAAAATCTGAG gGAATCCAAAAGGAACTTGAGTTAACCAAAGCAAAAACGTCTAG TGACAGAGATGAACAAAACCAGCACCTCTTATCCAAGATTAAACATCTAGAACTTGAGTTGGCTCACATGAAATCAGAGCTGCTAAATTCACAGAGTTTGAAAACTTGCTGTGACAAAATGGATACACTTCATGAAAAGGCAG ATGCCCAGGTTAAAGAATCTGTCAAGTTCATGCTGTTTGGCAACCAACAAGGAGACTTGCCAGAATCACTGCTTCAGTGGCTAACCTCCAGATTTGTGAGCAAGAGTGACCTGCAGGTCTTGTTACAAGATCTGGAGCTGCAGATTCTCAAGAATATAACTCACCACCTATCTGTCACAAATACGAAGTCAACTTCAGAAGTTGTGACAAGTGTTGTGAATGAAGCTGGGATTGCAGGCATCACCGAAGCG CAAGCACACATTATTGTCAACAATGCCCTGAAGCTGTATTCTCAAGACAAGACTGGCATGGTAGACTTCGCTTTGGAATCTGGAG GTGGCAGCATTTTGAGTACCCGCTGCTCAGAGACTTACGAGACCAAAACGGCACTAATTAGTCTCTTTGGAATTCCTTTATGGTACTTCTCTCAGTCTCCTCGGGTTGTGATCCAG CCTGATATGTACCCTGGAAACTGCTGGGCTTTCAAAGGATCACAAGGATATCTCGTTGTCAGGCTTGCTATGATGATCTACCCTACAGCTTTCACCCTGGAACACATACCAAAAACACTGTCACCAACCGGCAATATTACCAGTGCACCAAAGGACTTCTCAGTATAT GGTCTTGAAGATGAGTATCAGGAAGATGGTGTGCATCTAGGACAATATATTTATAATCAAGATGGAGAGCCATTACAGATGTTCCAAGTCATG aagACAACTGAAAAAGCATTCCAGATAGTAGAGCTAAGAATATTTTCCAACTGGGGCCATACAGAGTATACGTGCCTCTATCGGTTCAGAGTGCATGGGAGACCTGCTGAATGA